One Roseimaritima multifibrata DNA window includes the following coding sequences:
- the wecB gene encoding non-hydrolyzing UDP-N-acetylglucosamine 2-epimerase, translating to MLIDIIAGARPNFMKIAPIVHAIEKQAEGTGLEYRLIHTGQHYDAKMSGDFFTQLGIPEPHVNLGSGSGTQAEQTGTIMKGYEGVLAERLSDLCLVVGDVTSTMACSVVAKKACIGVAHVEAGIRSGDRTMPEEINRLVTDSITDYFFTTSELANENLRKCGISDDAIFFVGNTMIDTLLRNLDRIQPPDFFGPEQLTSGNYILITLHRPANVDQPESLLAMLNAIAESAEGLPVIFPVHPRTRKNLELIGDLPECIRVVDPQAYLQFIYLVKNAKAVLTDSGGITEETTVMGIPCMTLRDSTERPETVTLGTNELIGTAPEKIGPAMQRLFAGQWKKGQVPPKWDGATGERIVAAISEIYQAKMPLVEECVS from the coding sequence ATGTTGATCGATATTATCGCAGGGGCTCGCCCCAACTTCATGAAAATTGCTCCGATTGTCCATGCGATCGAAAAGCAAGCTGAAGGAACCGGTCTCGAATACCGTTTGATTCATACCGGGCAGCACTACGATGCGAAAATGTCGGGCGACTTTTTTACGCAACTTGGGATTCCTGAACCTCACGTGAACCTTGGCTCGGGATCGGGAACTCAGGCGGAGCAGACCGGCACGATCATGAAGGGGTACGAAGGCGTCCTTGCCGAACGACTTTCGGACCTCTGCCTTGTCGTCGGCGATGTGACTTCCACGATGGCTTGTTCGGTGGTTGCCAAGAAAGCCTGCATCGGGGTCGCACATGTTGAAGCGGGGATCCGCTCCGGTGATCGCACGATGCCCGAAGAAATTAACCGCTTGGTAACCGATTCGATTACTGATTATTTCTTCACAACCAGTGAGCTGGCGAACGAGAATCTCCGTAAGTGCGGAATCTCGGACGATGCGATCTTTTTTGTCGGGAACACGATGATCGACACGCTGCTAAGAAATTTGGATCGAATCCAGCCACCTGACTTTTTTGGTCCAGAGCAACTGACCAGTGGCAACTACATCTTGATAACACTTCATCGTCCTGCCAACGTGGATCAGCCAGAAAGCCTTTTGGCGATGTTGAATGCGATTGCGGAATCTGCTGAGGGTTTGCCTGTGATTTTTCCTGTTCACCCGCGAACACGGAAAAACCTAGAACTGATCGGTGATTTACCCGAGTGTATTCGCGTGGTGGATCCCCAGGCGTATTTGCAGTTCATCTACCTTGTCAAAAATGCAAAGGCTGTCTTGACGGATTCCGGTGGTATCACTGAGGAAACCACCGTGATGGGGATTCCTTGTATGACTCTTCGGGATAGTACCGAACGGCCGGAAACGGTGACCCTCGGAACGAACGAGTTGATCGGGACGGCACCCGAAAAAATCGGTCCAGCGATGCAACGATTGTTTGCTGGACAATGGAAGAAAGGTCAGGTTCCACCAAAATGGGATGGGGCTACCGGCGAGCGGATCGTAGCGGCGATTTCAGAAATCTATCAAGCGAAGATGCCACTCGTTGAGGAATGCGTCTCTTAA
- a CDS encoding NAD-dependent epimerase/dehydratase family protein, with product MKRVLVTGANGFVGRQLCERLLTDGWQVRGTIRRAESAAELAVGVQPVVIGDIATFENWGAALDSVDSVVHLVARTHVMNETVEDPLPLYRQVNVAGTQRLLDGCEGTQVKRFVFVSSIKAVGEANSEPYTELSDCLPEDAYGVSKREAEQLVLETTSRLGIEPVVLRPPLIYGPGVLGNFSRILRAIDRGMPLPLGCVKNRRSLLYVGNFVDAIAICLKHSGAAYQTFHLADGEAVSTNELARHMAFALARKPRVFPVPVPLLRTLGWLTKKEAPISRLVDSLTVSTSKIERMTGWKPSVSLRDGLEDTVNSYRAA from the coding sequence ATGAAACGAGTATTGGTAACAGGTGCAAACGGATTTGTTGGTCGCCAGTTGTGTGAACGATTGCTGACCGATGGATGGCAGGTGCGCGGGACGATACGGCGTGCGGAGTCGGCCGCTGAATTAGCCGTAGGGGTTCAGCCCGTTGTCATCGGTGATATAGCGACGTTCGAGAATTGGGGTGCCGCTCTGGATTCGGTTGATTCAGTGGTTCACTTAGTCGCTCGTACGCATGTCATGAATGAAACCGTCGAGGATCCTCTTCCCTTGTATCGGCAGGTAAATGTTGCGGGGACGCAGCGGTTGCTAGATGGATGTGAAGGGACGCAGGTGAAGCGATTCGTTTTTGTAAGTTCGATCAAGGCTGTCGGCGAAGCGAATTCCGAACCCTACACCGAACTTAGTGATTGCCTACCTGAAGATGCTTACGGTGTTAGCAAGCGGGAAGCTGAACAATTGGTTCTTGAGACCACGTCACGGTTGGGGATCGAACCCGTTGTTCTCAGGCCTCCGTTGATCTATGGGCCGGGTGTTTTAGGAAATTTTAGTCGGATTCTTCGTGCCATCGATAGAGGTATGCCATTGCCGCTGGGGTGTGTGAAGAACCGGCGTAGCTTGTTGTACGTGGGCAATTTTGTAGATGCGATTGCGATCTGTCTGAAGCACTCGGGGGCGGCCTATCAAACATTTCATTTGGCTGACGGTGAGGCGGTTTCGACGAATGAGCTCGCTCGTCATATGGCGTTTGCGCTCGCGAGAAAGCCTCGCGTCTTTCCTGTGCCCGTTCCATTACTTCGAACGCTAGGCTGGCTGACCAAAAAGGAAGCTCCCATTTCTCGGTTGGTTGATTCGTTAACCGTTTCGACCAGCAAGATTGAGCGGATGACCGGCTGGAAACCGTCGGTTTCTCTTCGTGATGGATTGGAAGATACCGTCAACTCATACCGTGCCGCATAA
- a CDS encoding sugar transferase — MLRVPVKRLFDIAAAVACILLLGPVMLVVALAVRVTSRGPVIHWSKRVGRNNVLFDMPKFRTMFTGTPQLATHLLSDSASHITPVGSILRKTSLDELPQLWSVLLGEMSFVGPRPALYNQHDLVAARTSCMTHQLVPGITGWAQINGRDELSIDEKVEFDAEYLQRQSLWFDVKIVALTMVKVFRSDGVCQADSTTSIPTPEVFKRAA; from the coding sequence ATGTTAAGGGTTCCTGTGAAACGTTTGTTTGATATCGCCGCAGCGGTTGCATGCATCTTGCTGCTTGGGCCCGTCATGCTTGTTGTTGCGTTGGCTGTACGAGTTACGTCTCGGGGGCCTGTCATCCATTGGTCGAAACGTGTTGGGAGGAACAACGTTCTTTTTGATATGCCAAAGTTTCGCACAATGTTTACGGGGACGCCACAATTGGCGACGCATCTGTTAAGTGATTCGGCATCCCATATCACTCCCGTTGGTAGTATCCTTCGTAAAACAAGCTTGGATGAGCTTCCGCAGTTGTGGAGCGTTTTGCTTGGAGAGATGAGCTTTGTGGGGCCCCGGCCAGCACTCTATAACCAGCATGATTTAGTGGCAGCGAGAACCTCTTGCATGACGCATCAGCTGGTACCCGGGATTACCGGTTGGGCCCAAATCAATGGGCGTGATGAATTATCGATTGACGAGAAGGTCGAATTCGACGCCGAGTATCTCCAGCGACAAAGCCTCTGGTTTGATGTTAAGATCGTCGCCCTAACGATGGTGAAGGTTTTTCGCAGCGATGGGGTTTGTCAGGCCGATTCAACGACCAGCATTCCAACACCCGAAGTATTCAAACGCGCTGCGTGA
- a CDS encoding glycosyltransferase family 4 protein: protein MRIAHVITRMIVGGAQENTLLTCHGLLRDYGDDVLLLTGPSLGPEGGLLEQGRVGELPTKELPMLRRAIHPLNDAKALAALKAALRDFKPDVVHTHSAKGGILGRQAAWALKVPAILHTVHGAPFYPYQPAPIRWFYRKCERRAAKQCHRLISVADAMTDLMVEGGVADRSKFTTVYSGMDVAPFLAADKTREQTRKKLGIQPDDIVIGKIARLFHLKGHDDLIHAASRVLAEHPKVKFLLVGDGVLREELEKKISSLGLTDRFLLTGLVPPVEIPSLIGAMDALVHTSYREGLARALPQALIAGKPVVSYDVDGAREVVINDETGFLVPAGGIDELARRLIQIAGDPQLRLRLGATGRERFTEPFQAETMTRRLREIYEELLK, encoded by the coding sequence TTGCGAATCGCTCATGTGATCACTCGAATGATCGTTGGTGGGGCTCAGGAAAACACATTGTTGACCTGCCATGGATTGTTGCGCGATTACGGAGACGACGTTCTGCTTTTGACCGGGCCTTCATTGGGCCCCGAAGGCGGTTTGCTGGAGCAGGGCAGGGTAGGGGAGTTGCCGACAAAGGAGCTCCCTATGCTGCGGCGAGCCATCCATCCGCTGAACGATGCGAAAGCGTTGGCTGCATTGAAGGCGGCGCTGCGGGATTTCAAGCCGGATGTTGTCCACACGCATAGTGCAAAAGGTGGGATCCTGGGGCGGCAGGCCGCGTGGGCGCTAAAGGTTCCGGCAATTTTGCATACGGTTCATGGGGCTCCGTTTTATCCCTATCAGCCCGCTCCGATCCGCTGGTTTTATCGCAAGTGTGAACGCCGTGCGGCCAAGCAGTGCCATCGCCTGATCTCCGTCGCCGACGCGATGACCGATTTAATGGTCGAGGGCGGAGTTGCGGATCGCTCGAAATTCACGACGGTTTACAGTGGGATGGATGTCGCGCCGTTCCTGGCCGCTGATAAAACTCGCGAGCAGACACGTAAGAAGCTTGGTATCCAACCTGACGATATTGTGATCGGAAAAATTGCCAGGCTGTTTCATCTGAAAGGGCACGATGACCTGATTCACGCTGCATCGCGGGTCCTCGCTGAGCACCCGAAGGTGAAGTTCTTGTTGGTCGGCGATGGGGTCCTTCGGGAAGAGCTGGAAAAGAAAATTTCGTCGCTGGGGCTGACGGACCGTTTTTTGTTGACTGGACTGGTCCCGCCTGTGGAAATCCCTTCGCTGATCGGGGCGATGGACGCGCTGGTTCACACTTCCTACCGCGAAGGGTTGGCGAGAGCGCTTCCGCAGGCCCTGATCGCGGGAAAACCGGTCGTCAGTTACGACGTCGATGGGGCTCGAGAAGTCGTCATAAACGACGAGACGGGGTTTTTAGTCCCCGCAGGTGGTATCGACGAACTTGCTCGCCGTTTGATCCAGATCGCAGGGGATCCGCAGCTTCGGCTGCGGTTGGGGGCGACTGGCCGCGAGCGTTTTACCGAGCCTTTTCAAGCCGAAACGATGACCCGGCGGTTGAGGGAAATCTACGAGGAACTGCTGAAGTAG
- the truA gene encoding tRNA pseudouridine(38-40) synthase TruA: MEISVVNLQEHDCLATLPGRTLHCNGLFAKNEYAPSHLLRVDQMLRSFKLGISYDGTGYAGWQVQPRQLTVQGMLERAVAKLTGERVVVTGSGRTDSGVHALAQVGSLTTDAWRASAASLMRAMNTKLPPDIVVVEAAEMPLYFHAIRDAVGKRYRYQVQVGGIRNAFEHRYRLHVPYRLDVPAMRDAAGRLVGKLDFASFQAAGADRLTTVRDVRALDLIVEEGRGDAVYLDIEIEADGFLYNMVRNIVGSLLEVGRGKQTPEWIDFLLDVKDRDKAGPTAPALGLFLIRVDYDIQPILDQGELP, translated from the coding sequence TTGGAAATTTCCGTCGTCAACTTGCAGGAGCATGATTGCCTTGCGACCTTGCCCGGTCGGACGCTGCATTGCAATGGCCTGTTTGCTAAAAATGAATACGCGCCAAGCCATCTTTTACGAGTCGACCAAATGCTGCGTAGTTTTAAGCTGGGGATTTCCTATGATGGGACGGGGTATGCTGGGTGGCAGGTTCAGCCTCGGCAGCTGACGGTGCAGGGGATGCTGGAACGGGCGGTGGCTAAGCTGACGGGCGAACGCGTGGTGGTTACCGGTAGTGGACGGACCGATTCGGGTGTCCATGCGTTGGCTCAGGTCGGCAGCCTTACCACCGATGCTTGGCGGGCTTCGGCCGCTAGCCTGATGCGGGCGATGAATACCAAATTGCCTCCCGATATTGTGGTCGTGGAAGCTGCCGAAATGCCGCTCTATTTTCATGCTATCCGTGACGCCGTCGGTAAACGCTATCGATACCAAGTGCAGGTGGGCGGGATCCGGAATGCTTTTGAGCATCGCTATCGCTTGCACGTGCCTTACCGTTTAGATGTGCCGGCAATGCGGGATGCGGCTGGACGCTTGGTCGGTAAGCTGGATTTCGCTAGCTTCCAAGCGGCCGGGGCGGACCGCCTAACCACCGTCCGTGATGTCCGTGCACTCGACCTGATCGTGGAAGAGGGTAGGGGAGACGCGGTGTATCTGGATATCGAAATCGAAGCCGATGGGTTTCTTTATAATATGGTTCGCAATATCGTGGGAAGCCTACTGGAGGTTGGGCGTGGTAAACAGACTCCAGAATGGATCGATTTCTTGCTTGATGTGAAAGATCGCGATAAGGCAGGCCCAACGGCTCCGGCACTGGGGCTGTTCTTAATCCGCGTCGACTACGATATTCAACCCATCTTGGACCAGGGCGAATTGCCTTAG
- a CDS encoding alginate lyase family protein, producing MPPVFGTTCDSGNELIESLAGGKLRLLNQSFAFGESNWDWRLGSVSEDRLWTVTLHYHQWLYELAKIATESPEHGPKAKELWGAAMSDWLQNCRLDSPGAKPLVWNAYAIATRLSWSIRTWQLWHDAKIELPQELLQEWQKSLYQQADHLYRNLEWDLRANHLLRDAVGLAWAANFFVGSRSRQWLAKAQQIAVQQSEEQMLPDGGHFERSPFYHLEVMDDWLTLAILFPAGRVRDQMRETWQRAAEYARWLRHPDGCVAQFNDGATINADQNLIHGEVIGVDVDLSMPRGGKHFSDSGVAVWHGEPWTLFWDVGDVGPNCQPGHAHADTLSLECSFRAQKLFVDPGCYSYDYDRRREYDRATSTHNTVCIDQTDSSEVWHIFRVGRRARPRGIQVSTDQEHFLGQAEHDGYQHLAGRPVHRRIVEVSEEGFLIVTDQVDGLGTHQVEGGWLLAPHWKIRMRENRWELTNDKQILELEIDASSRCQIDACEATYHPEYGVEIATKRLRWKFEGKLPFQIVCRVSEVSKPLLG from the coding sequence ATGCCACCGGTTTTTGGGACGACTTGCGACTCGGGAAACGAGTTAATTGAGTCTCTTGCAGGCGGGAAACTGCGACTGCTGAATCAATCTTTTGCATTCGGTGAATCCAACTGGGATTGGCGACTCGGTTCCGTGTCCGAGGATCGCTTGTGGACGGTTACTCTGCACTATCATCAGTGGCTCTATGAACTAGCCAAAATTGCCACTGAGTCTCCAGAACATGGGCCGAAAGCAAAGGAGCTTTGGGGCGCGGCGATGTCAGACTGGCTGCAAAATTGCCGTTTGGACTCTCCGGGGGCTAAGCCGCTTGTTTGGAATGCCTACGCCATTGCGACCCGTCTGAGTTGGTCGATCCGGACTTGGCAACTTTGGCATGACGCCAAAATCGAACTGCCTCAAGAACTGCTGCAGGAATGGCAGAAAAGCTTGTATCAGCAGGCGGATCATTTGTATCGAAACCTCGAATGGGATCTTCGTGCAAATCACTTGCTTCGGGATGCCGTGGGATTGGCCTGGGCAGCCAACTTTTTTGTGGGCAGCCGATCGCGCCAGTGGTTGGCGAAGGCACAGCAAATCGCGGTGCAGCAATCTGAGGAGCAGATGCTTCCCGACGGTGGCCACTTCGAGCGGAGTCCATTTTATCACTTGGAAGTGATGGACGATTGGTTGACCTTGGCCATTTTGTTTCCGGCTGGCCGAGTTCGCGATCAGATGCGGGAAACGTGGCAGCGTGCGGCGGAGTACGCTCGTTGGCTCCGGCATCCAGATGGCTGCGTGGCCCAGTTCAATGACGGTGCAACGATCAACGCCGACCAGAATCTTATCCATGGTGAAGTGATCGGAGTCGACGTCGATCTATCAATGCCGCGGGGAGGAAAGCACTTTTCCGATTCCGGAGTAGCGGTTTGGCATGGAGAACCTTGGACCTTGTTCTGGGATGTCGGCGATGTTGGTCCCAACTGCCAACCGGGACACGCGCACGCAGATACCCTGTCTTTGGAATGTTCGTTTCGGGCCCAGAAATTATTCGTTGATCCTGGTTGTTATAGCTATGACTACGACCGACGACGCGAATATGATCGCGCCACTTCAACTCACAACACCGTCTGCATTGATCAGACCGATTCCAGTGAGGTTTGGCATATCTTTAGGGTCGGTCGGCGGGCTCGACCTCGCGGCATCCAGGTTTCTACCGATCAGGAACATTTCTTAGGGCAAGCTGAGCATGATGGATATCAGCACTTGGCGGGACGCCCTGTGCACCGCCGGATCGTAGAAGTATCGGAAGAGGGATTTTTGATCGTCACGGATCAGGTTGATGGGCTGGGAACCCATCAAGTCGAAGGGGGCTGGCTTTTGGCTCCGCATTGGAAAATTAGAATGCGGGAAAACCGGTGGGAATTGACCAATGATAAGCAGATTTTGGAATTGGAAATTGATGCCAGTAGCCGCTGTCAAATCGATGCGTGCGAAGCCACATACCATCCTGAGTATGGTGTGGAAATAGCGACGAAACGGCTCCGGTGGAAATTTGAGGGAAAGCTGCCTTTTCAGATCGTCTGCCGGGTATCTGAAGTCTCTAAACCGCTATTGGGGTAG
- a CDS encoding glycosyltransferase family 4 protein, whose amino-acid sequence MHILFLTPNFPPEVNAGATRQYEHCRRWVGAGHQVTVVAPAPNWPAGKVYPGYKNRLRSEEEMDGIRVIRIGTLISANQGFFLRTLSFVSYMVHAFLTACFIRNVDVMVATSPQFFAGLAGTLTRMIRRIPFVLEIRDIWPESVLAVGAMQRSRMIRVLEWLERRMYASADHIVTVGEGYREKLLERGVDAKDITVVTNGVDMDYWKPRQADNAWRTKWGGDNKFVCAYVGTVGMAHGLEVVLDAAQKQKDEGRNDTVFWIVGDGARRSALEVEAKDRSLDNVRFLGQVTKSDVQTVLATCDACLVHLRGTELFGTVIPSKIFETMAMETPIIMGVEGPAQQLVMEAEGGVAMTPDNADSLLQCIETIAAAPSRYASGRPFVDRRFNRNQLAADMLEVLVRFGDPDGQESPKVQAPLPKSTVRRAA is encoded by the coding sequence ATGCATATTTTATTTCTAACACCAAATTTTCCTCCCGAAGTAAACGCCGGGGCAACGCGTCAGTACGAACATTGCCGTCGTTGGGTTGGTGCTGGTCATCAAGTCACGGTGGTGGCACCTGCTCCGAACTGGCCAGCTGGAAAAGTCTATCCAGGCTATAAAAATCGGTTGAGAAGTGAAGAAGAGATGGACGGGATCCGCGTCATCAGGATCGGTACTCTGATCTCCGCGAACCAAGGCTTCTTTCTCCGAACATTAAGCTTTGTTAGCTACATGGTGCATGCCTTTCTGACGGCTTGTTTCATCCGCAACGTCGATGTGATGGTTGCTACTTCGCCGCAGTTTTTTGCCGGGCTTGCGGGCACATTGACGCGAATGATTCGGCGGATCCCTTTCGTGTTGGAGATTCGAGATATCTGGCCCGAATCGGTCTTGGCGGTAGGGGCCATGCAGCGATCGCGGATGATCCGGGTATTGGAATGGCTAGAGCGAAGGATGTATGCGTCCGCCGATCATATCGTGACCGTGGGTGAGGGGTATCGTGAAAAACTGTTAGAGCGAGGGGTGGATGCCAAAGATATCACGGTAGTCACCAATGGCGTGGATATGGACTATTGGAAACCCCGCCAAGCGGACAACGCATGGCGAACGAAATGGGGAGGAGATAATAAGTTCGTATGTGCTTATGTCGGAACCGTGGGGATGGCTCATGGACTAGAGGTGGTTTTGGATGCGGCACAAAAACAAAAAGATGAAGGCCGTAACGATACGGTGTTTTGGATCGTTGGCGATGGTGCTAGGCGTAGCGCATTGGAAGTAGAGGCCAAAGATCGATCTCTTGATAATGTGCGTTTCTTAGGGCAAGTCACTAAATCCGATGTGCAGACCGTCTTGGCGACATGCGACGCTTGTCTTGTCCATCTCCGGGGAACCGAGTTGTTCGGGACCGTGATTCCATCGAAGATATTTGAGACGATGGCAATGGAGACACCGATCATCATGGGTGTTGAGGGACCGGCCCAGCAGTTGGTAATGGAGGCTGAGGGAGGGGTTGCGATGACGCCTGATAACGCCGATTCGTTGCTTCAGTGTATTGAAACCATCGCCGCAGCACCCTCGCGTTATGCCTCGGGACGCCCGTTCGTTGACCGGCGTTTTAATCGGAATCAGCTTGCCGCAGATATGCTGGAAGTTCTGGTTCGGTTTGGTGACCCCGATGGTCAAGAAAGCCCAAAGGTGCAAGCACCTTTGCCGAAGTCCACGGTTCGAAGAGCCGCCTAG
- a CDS encoding bi-domain-containing oxidoreductase, translating into MLSVCQNVGSGTLDLTKSEPPQVQPGKVLIANQASLISAGTEKMVMDFAKKSLLAKAKERPDQVRRVLEKVQTDGPLETFRQVRQRLDDPLTLGYSSAGVVIGCGEGVEGFQIGDRVASNGPHASVVSVPVNLVARVPDTVNFEQASFAVLGSIALQGVRLSKCVLGETAFVVGLGLVGQMTVGLLHAAGCRVIGTDPDPKKCELAKASGAEVARPGLTAAQATEITGGLGPDSVILTASTASNGPIELACEAVRQKGRIVLVGVVGLEMPRRPMFFKEAEFVVSCSYGPGRYDSNYEDRGIDYPAAHVRWTEQRNMQSVLDLLGRDQLRVDHLVTHKFEIEKAVEAYSMVREATEPYLGIVLKYPNHTSQIQSDTPPVELGSFGTAKSFAPALKQVKGPKVPAKPRLAVLGVGNFAKITMLPAVVRSAAFENRVLCSAGGVSAEHARKKFQFANASAAGSDVLASDDTDAVMILTRHDLHATQTIRGLDHGKHVFVEKPLAMTTSELVEIKQAVERNPSQILTVGYNRRFSAAAKRAKTHFEHVTAPMTVQYRFNAGAIPADSWVQHPQEGGGRIIGEACHAIDLVTYLAGSLPVEIHAMSIGGANAPSKVDDQAFMTIRHANGSVSSVGYLAGGARSMPKERVEVFSGGRSCVIDDFKSVTCYASGKSKRTKIRSGKGHLEEIQEFARAIETGEWPISWPELEATSVAAIAAVQSLRTGAPVRLLNNQEQRVAA; encoded by the coding sequence ATGCTTTCAGTTTGTCAAAATGTTGGCAGTGGCACACTTGATTTAACGAAATCAGAGCCCCCACAAGTTCAGCCCGGAAAAGTGCTGATCGCTAATCAGGCGAGCTTGATCTCGGCTGGTACTGAAAAAATGGTCATGGATTTTGCTAAGAAAAGTCTGCTAGCAAAAGCAAAGGAGCGGCCAGATCAGGTGCGACGAGTTCTGGAAAAAGTCCAGACGGATGGTCCTTTGGAGACTTTTCGCCAAGTCCGGCAGCGGTTGGATGACCCACTTACGCTCGGTTACAGCTCTGCGGGAGTTGTGATCGGTTGCGGTGAGGGTGTTGAAGGCTTTCAGATCGGTGATCGAGTCGCAAGCAACGGACCCCATGCCTCGGTCGTATCGGTACCTGTCAATTTGGTCGCCAGAGTTCCTGACACCGTTAACTTTGAGCAGGCATCGTTCGCAGTGCTGGGTTCGATCGCTCTTCAGGGCGTTCGCTTGTCAAAATGTGTTCTCGGTGAAACGGCGTTTGTGGTGGGCTTGGGATTGGTCGGTCAGATGACCGTCGGATTGCTTCACGCGGCGGGTTGCCGGGTAATTGGTACCGACCCTGATCCGAAAAAGTGCGAGCTCGCCAAGGCGAGCGGGGCTGAAGTGGCTCGCCCAGGATTGACGGCTGCGCAAGCTACCGAAATAACCGGTGGGCTGGGGCCTGATAGCGTTATTCTCACCGCGTCAACTGCTAGCAATGGACCAATCGAATTGGCTTGCGAGGCGGTCCGGCAGAAGGGCCGAATCGTATTGGTCGGAGTCGTGGGGCTTGAGATGCCACGGCGACCAATGTTCTTCAAAGAAGCAGAATTCGTTGTCTCCTGTTCGTACGGGCCAGGACGCTACGACTCAAACTATGAAGATCGCGGAATCGATTATCCCGCAGCTCACGTACGCTGGACGGAACAGCGGAACATGCAGTCGGTGCTCGACTTGCTCGGACGCGACCAGCTTCGGGTGGACCATCTGGTTACTCATAAATTTGAGATCGAAAAGGCTGTGGAAGCTTATTCGATGGTCCGCGAAGCAACCGAACCCTATCTCGGTATTGTTTTGAAATACCCAAACCATACCTCGCAAATTCAAAGTGATACTCCGCCTGTCGAGCTCGGTTCTTTTGGCACTGCCAAGTCTTTTGCTCCTGCTCTAAAGCAGGTGAAGGGGCCGAAAGTCCCTGCTAAACCGAGGTTGGCAGTTCTCGGTGTCGGAAATTTCGCGAAAATCACTATGTTGCCTGCTGTGGTCCGCAGTGCAGCCTTTGAAAATCGCGTTCTTTGCTCTGCTGGAGGAGTTTCTGCGGAGCACGCGAGAAAAAAATTCCAATTTGCGAACGCATCCGCAGCAGGTAGCGACGTTTTGGCAAGCGACGATACCGACGCGGTGATGATTCTGACTCGTCATGATTTGCATGCAACGCAGACCATTCGAGGATTAGATCATGGAAAGCATGTTTTCGTTGAAAAACCTTTGGCAATGACCACGAGTGAATTGGTTGAAATCAAGCAGGCAGTTGAAAGAAACCCTTCTCAGATCTTGACGGTTGGTTACAACCGCCGGTTCTCCGCCGCCGCAAAGCGAGCGAAGACGCACTTCGAACATGTTACTGCCCCAATGACCGTGCAGTACCGATTCAACGCAGGGGCCATTCCGGCAGATAGTTGGGTTCAACATCCGCAGGAAGGAGGCGGACGCATCATTGGCGAGGCATGCCACGCGATCGATTTGGTCACCTACTTGGCAGGCAGTCTGCCGGTCGAAATCCATGCTATGTCGATTGGTGGAGCCAACGCTCCTTCGAAGGTGGATGACCAGGCATTTATGACGATCCGTCATGCCAACGGCTCCGTTAGTAGCGTCGGATATCTTGCGGGTGGTGCGCGGTCGATGCCCAAAGAACGCGTCGAGGTCTTTAGTGGTGGTAGGTCGTGTGTCATCGATGACTTTAAATCGGTGACCTGTTACGCAAGTGGCAAAAGTAAACGCACTAAGATTCGATCTGGCAAAGGGCATCTAGAAGAGATTCAGGAATTCGCTCGAGCGATTGAAACAGGTGAGTGGCCGATTTCATGGCCAGAACTTGAGGCCACCTCTGTTGCAGCGATCGCTGCCGTGCAAAGTCTAAGGACCGGTGCACCGGTACGATTGCTGAACAATCAAGAGCAACGTGTCGCAGCTTGA